The following are from one region of the Amycolatopsis sp. QT-25 genome:
- a CDS encoding COX15/CtaA family protein, translating into MPFQSLVARLPYPSFTVQRAVAMAAVIAQAGIGVTGSVVRVTGSGLGCPTWPQCVEGSIVPVAHPEFDALNQWIEFGNRMLFGVVILVAALCVITAWRVRIEHPSRRRLVKLAWTMPAGVILQAIVGGITVLAKLEWWTVALHFLASTPLVWLAVLLLRAFKEGDEPARWLIPDAGRKTLIALIVSMWAVLVAGTTVTGAGPHGGDPGTHRLQAPIETLTQVHGGLLVVYLVVLAVFGLQLMRGETPKQLWRRYAFVWVIALAQGVLGSVQYALGVPEALVASHVLGAALVIISTAALWCGSRDRGPTPVSHAAERELAISN; encoded by the coding sequence GTGCCGTTCCAGAGTCTTGTAGCGCGTCTGCCGTATCCCTCGTTCACGGTCCAGCGAGCGGTCGCGATGGCGGCGGTGATCGCCCAGGCCGGAATCGGTGTCACCGGCTCGGTCGTCCGCGTCACGGGATCGGGTCTCGGTTGCCCGACCTGGCCCCAGTGTGTCGAAGGCAGCATCGTGCCCGTCGCGCATCCCGAATTCGACGCGCTCAACCAGTGGATCGAGTTCGGCAACCGGATGCTGTTCGGGGTGGTCATCCTGGTCGCCGCGCTGTGCGTGATCACCGCCTGGCGGGTGCGGATCGAGCACCCGAGCCGTCGTCGTCTGGTGAAGCTGGCCTGGACGATGCCCGCCGGGGTGATCCTGCAGGCCATCGTCGGCGGGATCACCGTGCTCGCCAAACTCGAATGGTGGACCGTCGCGCTCCACTTCCTGGCCTCCACTCCCCTGGTCTGGCTCGCGGTGCTGCTGCTGCGGGCGTTCAAGGAGGGTGACGAGCCCGCCCGCTGGCTGATCCCGGACGCGGGCCGCAAGACCCTGATCGCGCTCATCGTGTCGATGTGGGCGGTCCTCGTGGCGGGCACCACCGTGACCGGCGCGGGCCCGCACGGCGGCGACCCCGGCACCCACCGGCTCCAGGCCCCGATCGAGACGCTCACCCAGGTGCACGGCGGACTGCTGGTGGTCTACCTGGTCGTGCTGGCCGTCTTCGGGCTCCAGTTGATGCGGGGTGAAACGCCGAAGCAGTTGTGGCGGCGCTACGCCTTCGTCTGGGTGATCGCGCTCGCCCAGGGCGTCCTGGGCTCGGTGCAATACGCCCTTGGCGTACCGGAGGCGCTGGTGGCGTCCCACGTCCTCGGCGCCGCACTGGTGATCATTTCGACGGCGGCACTGTGGTGCGGCTCACGTGATCGAGGCCCGACGCCCGTTTCCCATGCCGCTGAACGGGAACTCGCCATTTCGAACTGA
- a CDS encoding heme o synthase, with product MSLVNAAHGRSDSTSAVHPTGGRGSLADPSHGDGAHGGRRTIRQVVGAYAALAKPRVIELLLVTTIPAMFLAGREIPSPWLVLATLVGGTMAAGSANALNCVIDADIDKVMNRTKRRPLVKESVPRRGALVFGLVLGVLSFVVLYFTVNLLSAILAIVTILFYIFVYTLVLKRRTSQNVVWGGAAGCMPVVIGWAAVTGTVEWPAFVMFGVIFFWTPPHTWALGMKYRDDYERAGVPMLPVVATPQHVARQIVIYSWVMVAWTLLLVPVTSWIYTTFAILAGGWFLFYAHSLNAAVRRGEETKPMSLFHRSNTYLMILFVALAVDSAIGLPVIGLPF from the coding sequence ATGTCGTTGGTGAACGCTGCGCACGGACGCAGTGACAGCACCAGCGCCGTACATCCGACCGGTGGGCGAGGGTCGCTTGCGGACCCGAGCCACGGGGACGGAGCGCACGGTGGCCGGCGAACGATCCGCCAGGTCGTCGGCGCGTACGCCGCCCTCGCGAAGCCCAGGGTGATCGAGCTACTCCTGGTCACCACGATTCCCGCGATGTTCCTGGCGGGCCGCGAAATCCCCTCGCCGTGGCTGGTGCTCGCGACCCTCGTGGGCGGCACCATGGCCGCCGGCAGCGCCAACGCGTTGAACTGTGTCATCGACGCGGACATCGACAAGGTGATGAACCGCACCAAGCGCCGCCCGCTGGTGAAGGAATCGGTGCCTAGGCGCGGCGCGCTCGTCTTCGGCCTCGTACTCGGTGTCCTGTCGTTCGTCGTGCTCTATTTCACGGTGAACCTGCTTTCGGCGATCCTCGCGATCGTGACGATTCTCTTCTACATCTTCGTCTACACGCTGGTGCTGAAGCGGCGTACGTCACAGAACGTGGTCTGGGGCGGCGCGGCGGGCTGCATGCCGGTCGTCATCGGCTGGGCCGCCGTCACCGGAACCGTCGAGTGGCCGGCGTTCGTGATGTTCGGCGTCATCTTCTTCTGGACCCCGCCGCACACCTGGGCGCTGGGCATGAAGTACCGCGACGACTACGAGCGCGCCGGCGTGCCGATGCTGCCGGTGGTCGCCACCCCGCAGCACGTGGCGCGGCAGATCGTCATCTACTCGTGGGTGATGGTCGCCTGGACGCTGCTGCTGGTCCCAGTGACGAGCTGGATCTACACGACGTTCGCGATCCTGGCGGGCGGCTGGTTCCTCTTCTACGCGCACAGCCTGAACGCGGCGGTGCGGCGCGGTGAGGAGACCAAGCCGATGTCGCTGTTCCACCGGTCGAACACGTACCTGATGATCCTGTTCGTCGCGCTGGCCGTCGACTCTGCCATCGGCCTGCCCGTCATCGGCCTGCCTTTCTGA
- a CDS encoding ABC transporter permease, with product MTTLPTPPAPRFAAGTFTPAPGRGSLGKMLRTHAKVEASLTLRHGEQILLTLLIPLALLIGLSLLDILPSSQLGDSSQVDWITPRILALAVLSSAFTGQAIALGFDRRYGVLKRLSATALPRWLLIAGRVAAALVVVALQAVILGAVAALLGWSPSLGGLLGALPFLLVGTLAFGALGLLLGGALRAEAVLALANIVWFVLLLAGGILLAPSTMPSGVGWIVELLPSGALAEGLRSVLLDGSFGWGPFAVLIGWGVVAGALASKTTKLT from the coding sequence ATGACCACCCTGCCCACACCGCCCGCCCCCCGGTTCGCCGCGGGCACGTTCACCCCGGCCCCCGGACGCGGTTCGCTCGGCAAGATGCTGCGCACGCACGCGAAGGTCGAAGCGAGCCTGACGCTGCGCCACGGCGAGCAGATCCTGCTGACCCTGCTCATTCCGCTCGCCTTGCTGATCGGTTTGTCGCTGCTGGACATCCTGCCGTCGTCGCAACTCGGCGATTCGTCCCAAGTGGACTGGATCACGCCGAGGATCCTGGCGCTCGCGGTGCTGTCGTCCGCGTTCACCGGGCAGGCCATCGCACTGGGCTTCGACCGCCGTTACGGCGTCCTCAAACGGCTTTCCGCCACCGCGCTGCCCCGCTGGCTGCTCATCGCCGGCCGGGTCGCCGCCGCGCTGGTCGTGGTCGCGCTCCAGGCGGTGATCCTCGGTGCCGTGGCCGCGTTGCTGGGCTGGTCGCCGTCACTGGGCGGGCTTCTCGGCGCGCTCCCGTTCCTGCTCGTCGGCACCCTGGCGTTCGGCGCGCTGGGCCTGCTGCTCGGCGGGGCGCTGCGCGCGGAGGCCGTGCTGGCGCTGGCGAACATCGTCTGGTTCGTGCTGCTGCTCGCGGGCGGCATCCTGCTGGCACCGTCGACGATGCCGTCCGGCGTCGGCTGGATCGTCGAACTGCTGCCCTCTGGCGCGCTCGCCGAAGGACTGCGGTCGGTGCTGCTGGACGGTTCGTTCGGCTGGGGCCCGTTCGCGGTGCTCATCGGCTGGGGCGTCGTCGCGGGTGCGCTGGCGAGCAAGACCACGAAACTCACCTGA
- a CDS encoding quinone oxidoreductase: protein MPTAVQIRRTGGPEVLEPAQVEVGEPGAGELLVDVAAAGVNYIDTYHREGIYPVDTPFVPGMEGAGTVAAVGADVTGFTVGDRVAWQGSLGSYAQRRLLPAAIAVKIPDGVTEETAAATMLQGVTAHALIASAYEVKAGDDVLIHAAAGGMGLLLVQLAKARGARVIGTVSTDEKAELAKQAGADDVIRYDQVDFAKVTRDLTGGKGVEVVYDGVGKSTVDGSLASLKIRGLLALYGAASGPVPPIDPQLLNRSGSVYLTRPTSAHYVLTREELEWRVNELFAAVRDGSLTIRIGGRYPLGDARQAHEDLQGRRTTGKLLLIP, encoded by the coding sequence ATGCCCACGGCAGTGCAGATCCGGCGAACCGGCGGTCCCGAAGTCCTCGAGCCGGCGCAAGTCGAGGTCGGCGAACCCGGAGCCGGGGAACTGCTCGTGGACGTCGCGGCGGCGGGCGTCAACTACATCGACACCTACCACCGCGAGGGCATCTACCCGGTCGACACGCCGTTCGTGCCGGGCATGGAAGGCGCGGGCACGGTGGCCGCGGTCGGCGCGGACGTCACCGGCTTCACCGTCGGCGATCGGGTCGCCTGGCAGGGTTCGCTCGGCAGCTACGCCCAGCGCCGGCTGCTTCCCGCCGCGATCGCGGTGAAGATCCCCGACGGCGTGACCGAGGAGACCGCCGCCGCCACGATGCTCCAGGGCGTCACCGCGCACGCCCTGATCGCCTCGGCCTACGAGGTCAAGGCCGGTGACGACGTGCTGATCCACGCCGCCGCGGGCGGGATGGGCCTGCTGCTCGTCCAGCTGGCCAAGGCGCGCGGGGCCCGGGTGATCGGCACCGTCTCCACCGACGAGAAGGCCGAACTCGCCAAGCAGGCGGGCGCGGACGACGTCATCCGCTACGACCAGGTCGACTTCGCGAAGGTCACCCGTGACCTCACCGGCGGCAAGGGCGTCGAGGTGGTCTACGACGGCGTCGGCAAGTCCACGGTGGACGGCAGCCTGGCGAGCCTGAAGATCCGGGGGCTGCTGGCCCTCTACGGCGCGGCCAGCGGTCCGGTGCCGCCGATCGACCCGCAATTGCTCAACCGCAGCGGCTCGGTGTACCTCACCCGTCCCACCTCCGCGCATTACGTGCTCACCCGCGAGGAACTGGAGTGGCGGGTGAACGAACTGTTCGCCGCCGTTCGAGACGGCTCGCTGACCATCCGGATCGGCGGCCGCTACCCGCTGGGAGACGCCCGTCAGGCGCACGAAGACCTCCAGGGGCGGCGCACCACCGGCAAGCTGCTGCTGATCCCGTGA
- the tkt gene encoding transketolase, producing MSETASTSEKNPLLRRNVPADWTDLDTRAVDTVRVLAADAVENCGSGHPGTAMSLAPLAYTLFQRTLRHDPADPEWPARDRFILSAGHSSLTLYIQLYLAGFGLELEDLKRLRTWDSKTPGHPEYRHTKGIETTTGPLGQGLANGVGMAMAARRERGLLDPDAPQGESIFDHYVYVVASDGDIEEGVTAEASSIAGRQELGNLIVFWDDNEISIEDDTKIALSEDVVKRYEAYGWHTQVVEGGENVVAIEEAIKAAKAETERPSFIALKTVIGYPAPKKMGTGKAHGAALGAEEVAAVKEILGFDPERTFQVDDEVIAHTRRAVDRGKTARAAWQEKFEAWGAANPERKKIADRMSTRTLPEGFADNLPKWEPDAKGIATRKASGEVLNALAEPLPELWGGSADLAESNNTTMKGADSFGPEKASTEMWKTSPYGRTLHFGIREHAMGSILNGIALHGGTRPYGATFLIFSDYMRPPVRLAALMKAPVTYVWTHDSIGLGEDGPTHQPIEQLSALRAIPGLNVVRPADANETAYAWKAVLEDVHHPSGLALTRQNVPVLEGTSAEGVQRGGYVLAEASNGSPEVVLIATGSEVQLAVEARKTLEADGIPASVVSMPCVEWFDAQDQSYKDSVLPPSVKARVSVEAGVAQSWHRFTGDAGENVSIEHFGASADAATLFREFGFTAEAVVDAARRSIANTKN from the coding sequence GTGTCCGAAACCGCCTCTACCAGCGAGAAGAACCCACTCCTCCGGCGTAACGTGCCCGCCGACTGGACCGACCTCGACACGCGGGCCGTCGACACCGTGCGGGTGCTCGCCGCGGACGCGGTCGAGAACTGCGGCAGCGGTCACCCCGGTACCGCGATGAGCCTGGCGCCGCTCGCGTACACGCTCTTCCAGCGGACGCTGCGTCATGACCCGGCGGACCCCGAGTGGCCCGCCCGTGACCGCTTCATCCTCTCCGCCGGTCACTCGAGCCTCACTCTCTACATCCAGCTGTACCTCGCCGGGTTCGGCCTGGAGCTGGAAGACCTGAAGCGGCTGCGCACGTGGGACTCGAAGACCCCGGGTCACCCGGAGTACCGCCACACCAAGGGCATCGAGACCACCACCGGCCCGCTCGGCCAGGGTCTGGCCAACGGGGTCGGCATGGCGATGGCGGCCCGTCGCGAGCGTGGCCTGCTGGACCCGGACGCCCCGCAGGGCGAGAGCATCTTCGACCACTACGTCTACGTCGTCGCTTCCGACGGTGACATCGAAGAGGGCGTCACCGCCGAGGCCTCCTCGATCGCCGGCCGCCAGGAGCTGGGCAACCTCATCGTCTTCTGGGACGACAACGAGATCTCGATCGAGGACGACACCAAGATCGCGCTGTCCGAGGACGTCGTGAAGCGCTACGAGGCCTACGGGTGGCACACCCAGGTCGTCGAGGGTGGCGAGAACGTCGTCGCGATCGAAGAGGCCATCAAGGCCGCGAAGGCCGAGACCGAGCGCCCGTCGTTCATCGCGCTGAAGACCGTCATCGGCTACCCGGCGCCGAAGAAGATGGGCACCGGCAAGGCCCACGGTGCCGCGCTCGGCGCCGAAGAGGTCGCCGCGGTGAAGGAGATCCTCGGTTTCGACCCGGAGCGGACCTTCCAGGTCGACGACGAGGTCATCGCGCACACCCGCCGGGCCGTCGATCGCGGCAAGACCGCGCGCGCCGCATGGCAGGAGAAGTTCGAGGCGTGGGGCGCCGCCAACCCGGAGCGCAAGAAGATCGCGGACCGGATGTCGACCCGCACGCTGCCCGAAGGCTTCGCGGACAACCTGCCGAAGTGGGAGCCGGACGCCAAGGGCATCGCGACCCGCAAGGCCTCCGGCGAGGTGCTCAACGCGCTCGCCGAGCCGCTTCCCGAGCTGTGGGGCGGTTCCGCGGACCTCGCGGAGAGCAACAACACCACCATGAAGGGGGCCGACTCGTTCGGCCCGGAGAAGGCTTCCACCGAGATGTGGAAGACCAGCCCCTACGGCCGGACGCTGCACTTCGGCATCCGCGAGCACGCGATGGGCTCGATCCTCAACGGCATCGCGCTGCACGGCGGCACCCGGCCCTACGGTGCGACGTTCCTGATCTTCTCCGACTACATGCGCCCGCCCGTGCGGCTGGCCGCGCTGATGAAGGCGCCGGTCACCTACGTGTGGACGCACGACTCGATCGGCCTGGGCGAGGACGGCCCCACCCACCAGCCGATCGAGCAGCTCTCCGCCCTGCGCGCCATCCCCGGTCTCAACGTCGTCCGCCCGGCGGACGCCAACGAGACCGCGTACGCGTGGAAGGCCGTCCTGGAGGACGTCCACCACCCGTCGGGCCTCGCGCTGACCCGGCAGAACGTGCCGGTGCTGGAGGGCACCAGCGCCGAGGGCGTCCAGCGAGGCGGTTACGTCCTCGCCGAGGCGTCCAACGGCAGTCCCGAGGTCGTGCTGATCGCGACCGGCTCCGAGGTCCAGCTGGCCGTCGAGGCCCGCAAGACCCTCGAAGCCGACGGCATCCCGGCGAGCGTCGTCTCGATGCCGTGTGTCGAGTGGTTCGACGCGCAGGACCAGTCGTACAAGGACTCCGTCCTCCCGCCGTCGGTCAAGGCACGCGTCTCCGTCGAAGCCGGTGTCGCCCAGTCGTGGCACCGCTTCACCGGTGACGCCGGGGAAAACGTTTCGATCGAGCACTTCGGTGCTTCGGCCGACGCCGCCACGCTGTTCCGCGAGTTCGGGTTCACCGCGGAAGCCGTCGTCGACGCCGCCCGTCGCTCGATCGCCAACACCAAGAACTGA
- a CDS encoding UvrD-helicase domain-containing protein, with the protein MSPDRELDALERDVALEQQYVTTLYRKLDVERADAQRRLDRTLRQTGGTPQARTERDVATTLYTDRLAQLSSVEQGLCFGRLDFLPEHAEETTYIGRLGLFDEDDDYRPLLVDWRAPVARPFYLATAASPEGVRRRRHIRSLSRKVVGVDDEILDLSAADQGQDLGLAGEAALLAALERRRTGEMSDIVATIQAEQDRIIRATPNGVLVVQGGPGTGKTAVALHRAAYLLYTHRQQLTTRGVLVVGPNSTFLRYIGQVLPSLGETGVLLATIGQLYPGLDATGPVTRAAAEVKGRAVLADVLANAVRDRQRVPEPVLEIEFEREILMLDRKTCTEARTRARRSRRPHNLARRIFVSDLLDALTRQAARKLGEDLLDARDVQDIRAEVAADRNVAAAIDGLWPTLTPEVVLDELFADRERLRSAAGKALSETDREHLYSPTDAKWSPSDVPLLDELAELLGEDDTEARAERARREREDRAYAEGVLDILEQDEEIVDEELLRVGDVLDAELFAERQQRRSEMTAAQRAAQDRTWTFGHVIVDEAQELTAMDWRLLMRRSPNRSMTLVGDVAQTGASGGARSWGEVLAPYVADRWRLEELTVNYRTPAEIMAVASRVLADVNPELEAPVSVRETGFEPWLRSVEPAALGAELPAIVEAELSAVDSGTVAVLCPASRVAPVSETLGEVGERVSVMAVDRAKGLEFDSVVLIAPDEVVAESPRGLNDLYVALTRATRRMGVVQTGDLVPALKGLG; encoded by the coding sequence GTGTCCCCGGACCGGGAACTCGACGCGCTCGAGCGGGACGTCGCGCTCGAGCAGCAGTACGTCACCACCCTTTACCGCAAGCTCGACGTCGAACGCGCCGACGCCCAGCGCAGGCTCGACCGGACGCTGCGCCAGACCGGCGGCACCCCGCAGGCACGCACCGAACGCGACGTCGCCACGACGCTGTACACCGACAGGCTCGCCCAGCTGAGCTCCGTCGAGCAGGGCCTGTGCTTCGGCCGCCTCGACTTCCTCCCCGAGCACGCGGAGGAGACCACCTACATCGGGCGGCTCGGGCTCTTCGACGAGGACGACGACTACCGCCCGCTGCTCGTCGACTGGCGCGCGCCGGTCGCGCGGCCGTTCTACCTGGCGACCGCCGCTTCACCCGAAGGTGTCCGCCGCAGGCGGCACATCCGGTCGCTGAGCCGGAAAGTCGTCGGCGTCGACGACGAGATCCTCGATCTTTCCGCCGCGGACCAGGGCCAGGACCTCGGTCTCGCGGGGGAGGCGGCGCTGCTGGCCGCGCTCGAACGCCGTCGCACCGGTGAGATGAGCGACATCGTCGCCACCATCCAGGCCGAGCAGGACCGCATCATCCGCGCGACGCCCAACGGCGTTCTCGTGGTCCAGGGCGGGCCGGGCACCGGCAAGACCGCGGTCGCGCTGCACCGTGCCGCGTATCTGCTCTACACGCACCGGCAGCAGCTCACCACACGCGGCGTGCTCGTGGTCGGGCCGAACAGCACCTTCCTCCGCTACATCGGGCAGGTCTTGCCGTCACTCGGCGAGACCGGTGTGCTGCTGGCCACGATCGGGCAGCTGTACCCGGGCCTGGACGCCACCGGTCCGGTCACGCGTGCGGCCGCCGAGGTCAAGGGCCGCGCGGTGCTGGCCGACGTGCTGGCCAACGCCGTCCGCGACCGTCAGCGCGTGCCGGAACCGGTGCTGGAGATCGAGTTCGAGCGCGAGATCCTGATGCTCGACCGCAAGACCTGCACCGAGGCGCGGACGCGGGCCCGCCGCTCGCGCCGTCCGCACAACCTCGCCCGGCGGATCTTCGTCTCCGACCTCCTCGACGCGCTGACCCGGCAGGCCGCCCGGAAACTGGGAGAGGACCTGCTCGACGCGCGCGACGTCCAGGACATCCGGGCGGAGGTCGCCGCCGACAGGAACGTGGCCGCCGCGATCGACGGCCTGTGGCCGACGCTCACCCCCGAGGTCGTGCTCGACGAGCTGTTCGCCGACCGCGAACGGTTGCGCAGCGCGGCCGGGAAGGCCTTGTCCGAAACCGACCGCGAGCATCTCTACAGCCCGACGGACGCGAAGTGGAGCCCGTCGGACGTCCCGTTGCTCGACGAACTCGCCGAACTGCTCGGCGAGGACGACACCGAAGCCCGCGCCGAGCGCGCCCGCCGCGAACGGGAAGACCGCGCCTACGCGGAAGGCGTACTCGACATCCTCGAACAGGACGAGGAGATCGTCGACGAGGAGCTGCTGCGCGTGGGCGACGTGCTCGACGCCGAACTGTTCGCCGAACGCCAGCAGCGCCGCAGCGAGATGACCGCGGCGCAACGGGCCGCGCAGGACCGGACCTGGACCTTCGGGCACGTGATCGTCGACGAGGCGCAGGAACTGACCGCCATGGACTGGCGGTTGCTGATGCGCCGGTCCCCGAACCGGTCGATGACGCTGGTCGGCGACGTCGCGCAGACCGGTGCTTCCGGCGGTGCGCGATCGTGGGGTGAAGTGCTTGCGCCCTATGTCGCCGACCGCTGGCGGCTCGAAGAGCTGACGGTGAACTACCGGACCCCGGCCGAGATCATGGCCGTCGCGTCCCGGGTGCTCGCCGACGTCAATCCGGAACTGGAAGCGCCGGTTTCCGTGCGGGAGACGGGTTTCGAGCCTTGGCTGCGTTCCGTGGAGCCGGCTGCGCTCGGCGCCGAACTGCCGGCGATCGTCGAGGCCGAACTGTCCGCCGTGGACAGTGGGACGGTCGCCGTGCTGTGCCCGGCCTCCCGGGTCGCGCCCGTCTCCGAGACGCTCGGTGAGGTGGGGGAGCGGGTGTCGGTGATGGCGGTGGACCGGGCGAAGGGCCTGGAGTTCGACTCCGTGGTGCTGATCGCGCCGGACGAGGTCGTCGCCGAATCGCCACGCGGGCTCAACGATCTTTATGTGGCCCTGACCAGGGCGACCCGTCGGATGGGCGTAGTGCAGACCGGTGACCTTGTTCCGGCGCTGAAGGGTCTTGGCTAA
- a CDS encoding acyl-CoA desaturase, whose protein sequence is MTASTEPDAPASPSKPLISHRRGSGEMLILKTFLLVPFVALIAAVPIVWGWGMTWVDLALAVVFYTVGTLGVTVGYHRYFTHGAFKAGRPLRIALAIAGSFAVQGSVIFWVASHRRHHAFADREGDPHSPWLFGTSPSALLRGFWHAHMGWMFSREVTNYDRFAPDLVADKDLRVVNRYFWLWITLSLALPAVLGGLISWSWWGAVTGFFWAGLVRIAFLHHVTWSVNSICHMVGERPFASRDKAANFWPLAILSMGESWHNSHHADPTCARHGVLRGQVDVSARVIWLFEKFGWARDVRWPKPERVAAKLAKPA, encoded by the coding sequence ATGACCGCCAGCACCGAGCCGGACGCACCGGCCAGTCCGTCCAAACCCCTGATCTCCCACCGGCGAGGCTCCGGGGAGATGCTGATCCTCAAGACCTTTCTGCTGGTCCCCTTCGTCGCGCTGATCGCCGCGGTGCCGATCGTGTGGGGCTGGGGCATGACCTGGGTCGATCTCGCACTGGCGGTCGTGTTCTACACCGTCGGGACGCTCGGGGTGACCGTCGGATACCACCGCTACTTCACCCACGGCGCCTTCAAGGCCGGGCGGCCGCTCCGGATCGCGCTCGCCATCGCCGGGAGTTTCGCGGTGCAGGGTTCGGTCATCTTCTGGGTGGCCAGCCACCGTCGCCACCACGCCTTCGCCGACCGAGAAGGCGACCCGCACTCCCCCTGGCTGTTCGGAACGTCGCCGTCGGCGCTGCTGCGCGGCTTCTGGCACGCGCACATGGGCTGGATGTTCAGCCGTGAAGTGACCAACTACGACCGTTTCGCGCCGGATCTGGTCGCCGACAAGGACCTGCGCGTGGTGAACCGCTACTTCTGGCTGTGGATCACGCTGAGTCTCGCGCTGCCCGCGGTGCTCGGCGGGCTGATCAGCTGGTCGTGGTGGGGTGCGGTGACCGGGTTCTTCTGGGCCGGGCTGGTCCGGATCGCGTTCCTGCACCACGTCACCTGGTCGGTGAACTCGATCTGTCACATGGTCGGCGAACGCCCGTTCGCCAGCCGCGACAAGGCGGCGAACTTCTGGCCGCTGGCGATCCTGTCCATGGGCGAGTCGTGGCACAACTCCCACCACGCCGACCCCACCTGCGCACGGCACGGTGTCCTGCGCGGGCAGGTCGACGTGTCGGCACGGGTGATCTGGCTGTTCGAGAAGTTCGGCTGGGCGCGGGACGTGCGGTGGCCGAAGCCCGAGCGCGTGGCCGCCAAACTCGCCAAACCCGCCTGA
- a CDS encoding FKBP-type peptidyl-prolyl cis-trans isomerase yields MRTFGKIVVIGAGVLALAACGEKQNTAGSAQSSSGAAPASASSSAPAAPKGKECTAEDVKTTGKFGEAPTITIPDDCDPPKKLITKDLEPGTGEGAKAGAKLKMNYSLVTWSNKQKLDSSFDRGEPFDLALGAGDVIKGWDQGLEGIKQGARRLLIIPPDLGYGQGGNGIAPNETLVFVTDAVSVPTDKG; encoded by the coding sequence ATGCGCACATTCGGCAAGATCGTGGTCATCGGCGCGGGCGTCCTCGCCCTGGCGGCCTGTGGCGAGAAGCAGAACACCGCAGGTTCCGCCCAGTCGTCCTCCGGCGCGGCCCCCGCGTCGGCGTCGTCTTCGGCCCCGGCCGCCCCGAAGGGCAAGGAATGCACGGCGGAGGACGTCAAGACCACCGGGAAGTTCGGGGAGGCGCCGACCATCACCATCCCGGACGACTGCGACCCGCCGAAGAAGCTCATCACCAAGGATCTCGAGCCGGGCACCGGTGAGGGCGCCAAGGCGGGCGCCAAGCTCAAGATGAACTATTCGCTGGTCACCTGGTCCAACAAGCAGAAGCTGGACAGCTCGTTCGACCGCGGCGAGCCGTTCGACCTTGCCCTCGGCGCCGGTGACGTCATCAAGGGCTGGGACCAGGGCCTCGAAGGGATCAAGCAGGGCGCGCGGCGGCTGCTGATCATCCCGCCGGACCTCGGCTACGGCCAGGGTGGCAACGGCATCGCGCCGAACGAGACCCTGGTGTTCGTCACCGACGCGGTGAGCGTCCCGACCGACAAGGGCTGA
- a CDS encoding GNAT family N-acetyltransferase, which produces MTVLWPEQVRLEGEGLVLREWTEDDVAGMPALFDDPAVARFTPLASPFDEVAAKAHYAKCVTRRAEGKGLRLAITADGGTPLGEVVLMLPGEHSDPVELGYMVGRAHRGRDLAARALRVLTAYALQLGLSPLRLRIDARNAASEAVARRAGYVPTDSPPKVEVEKGVEVILLTWEYAG; this is translated from the coding sequence GTGACGGTGCTCTGGCCGGAACAGGTCCGGCTCGAAGGCGAAGGGCTCGTCCTGCGGGAGTGGACCGAAGACGACGTCGCGGGAATGCCCGCACTGTTCGACGACCCCGCCGTCGCGCGGTTCACCCCTCTGGCCTCGCCTTTCGACGAGGTGGCGGCGAAGGCCCATTACGCGAAGTGCGTCACCCGCCGAGCGGAAGGCAAGGGACTCCGGCTCGCCATCACGGCCGACGGCGGGACGCCACTCGGCGAGGTGGTGCTGATGCTTCCGGGAGAACACTCGGACCCGGTCGAACTCGGCTACATGGTCGGGCGCGCCCACCGCGGCCGCGATCTCGCGGCGCGGGCTCTCCGGGTGCTCACCGCGTACGCGCTGCAGCTCGGGCTCAGCCCGCTCCGGCTGCGGATCGACGCCCGGAACGCGGCGAGCGAGGCCGTCGCCCGCCGCGCGGGCTACGTCCCCACCGACTCGCCGCCCAAGGTCGAGGTCGAGAAGGGGGTCGAGGTCATCCTGCTCACCTGGGAGTACGCCGGATAG